A region of Nitrospinota bacterium DNA encodes the following proteins:
- a CDS encoding TIGR00730 family Rossman fold protein, with the protein MMKDRDDFVRNYQYVLDEMKVGDSWRLFRIMSEFVEGFDLLSRQEPMVSVFGSAKAAEDDVYYTMADQLGKKLSEAGIAVITGGGPGIMEGANKGAMESGGKSIGVEIDLPLEQEGNPYTDPKIKVRHFFVRKVMLVKYSQAFVIFPGGFGTLDELFEALTLIRTKRTLPFPVILVGRDFWQGLLDWLRNSPMDRRYIKQEDMDALTITDDLEEVVRVCQRSILDSTKARWIVESRGA; encoded by the coding sequence ATGATGAAAGATAGAGACGATTTCGTCCGGAATTACCAGTACGTCCTCGACGAGATGAAGGTTGGGGACTCGTGGCGTCTCTTCCGCATCATGTCCGAGTTTGTGGAGGGGTTCGACCTGCTCTCCCGCCAGGAGCCCATGGTGTCGGTGTTCGGCTCGGCCAAAGCCGCGGAGGACGACGTTTATTACACGATGGCCGACCAGTTGGGAAAGAAGCTTTCCGAGGCTGGCATAGCCGTGATAACCGGCGGCGGGCCGGGCATCATGGAAGGAGCCAACAAGGGCGCCATGGAGAGTGGCGGCAAGTCCATCGGTGTGGAGATAGACCTGCCTTTGGAGCAGGAGGGCAACCCTTATACCGACCCCAAAATAAAGGTGCGCCATTTCTTTGTGCGGAAGGTGATGCTGGTGAAATATTCCCAGGCCTTCGTCATTTTTCCCGGCGGGTTCGGCACATTGGACGAGCTGTTCGAGGCGCTAACCCTCATCCGCACCAAGCGGACGCTTCCTTTTCCGGTTATCCTGGTGGGGCGGGATTTCTGGCAAGGTCTGCTGGACTGGCTCAGGAACAGCCCCATGGACCGCCGTTACATAAAGCAGGAGGACATGGACGCGCTTACCATCACAGACGACCTTGAGGAGGTTGTGAGGGTATGCCAGCGCTCCATATTGGATTCTACTAAAGCGCGCTGGATAGTGGAAAGCAGGGGGGCATGA
- a CDS encoding efflux RND transporter periplasmic adaptor subunit: protein MRKNKTSLVLFTVAAMAVSCSGSAAPPQQNAAEKKTVKVKVSKIEPGEFRQDLTLNGVAKAWKEVVLAFEAGGRVARLGFEKGARVKAGQPLLWLDGSTAAADVAAAQAARDLAALEHRKLKALEERKAGVSEFQMEQARLNQDAAEARLAGASAYLAKHVIKAPLSGAMVNREVEVGAIVAPGQPLARLVAVNPIKISVGLPEKSMVDFSEGKKAKVTFDAFPDKEFEGKISFIAPAVNPVTRVFDCEVTVDNGDMKILPDMSAKVTFGRSLGPDSIIIPQNAVVELADGHAVYVVEKGVTARQRRVVIEDVSGELALVRSGLAAGDELVISGQRSLVDGDRVEISGK, encoded by the coding sequence ATGCGAAAAAACAAAACTAGCCTTGTCCTGTTCACTGTGGCGGCCATGGCCGTTTCCTGCTCCGGCTCCGCCGCGCCGCCACAGCAGAACGCCGCCGAGAAGAAAACGGTGAAAGTCAAAGTGTCGAAGATCGAGCCGGGCGAGTTCAGGCAGGACCTCACCCTCAATGGGGTGGCCAAGGCGTGGAAAGAAGTGGTGTTGGCGTTCGAGGCCGGGGGAAGGGTGGCGCGCCTGGGTTTTGAGAAAGGCGCCAGAGTGAAAGCGGGCCAGCCGCTTTTATGGCTGGACGGTTCCACCGCCGCCGCGGACGTGGCCGCCGCCCAGGCGGCGAGGGACCTTGCGGCGCTGGAGCACAGGAAGCTTAAGGCGCTCGAAGAGCGCAAAGCGGGCGTCTCCGAGTTTCAGATGGAGCAGGCCAGGCTGAACCAGGACGCGGCGGAGGCCCGGCTTGCCGGGGCCAGCGCGTACCTCGCCAAACATGTCATCAAGGCTCCCCTGTCCGGGGCCATGGTCAACCGCGAGGTGGAGGTGGGCGCCATAGTGGCCCCGGGCCAGCCCTTGGCCAGGCTTGTGGCGGTGAACCCGATAAAAATCTCCGTAGGGTTGCCGGAAAAATCCATGGTGGATTTTTCCGAAGGGAAAAAGGCGAAGGTCACTTTCGACGCTTTCCCGGACAAGGAGTTTGAAGGGAAAATAAGTTTCATCGCCCCGGCGGTGAACCCTGTTACGCGGGTGTTCGATTGCGAGGTCACCGTGGATAACGGTGATATGAAGATATTGCCGGACATGAGCGCCAAGGTAACTTTCGGGCGTAGCCTGGGGCCGGATTCCATAATCATCCCGCAGAACGCCGTGGTGGAACTGGCCGACGGCCATGCGGTGTATGTGGTGGAGAAGGGGGTTACGGCCCGGCAGAGGCGGGTTGTGATTGAGGATGTCTCCGGCGAGTTGGCGCTGGTGCGCTCCGGTCTTGCGGCCGGGGATGAGCTGGTTATATCTGGCCAGCGGAGTTTGGTGGACGGCGACCGCGTGGAGATTTCCGGGAAATAA
- a CDS encoding efflux RND transporter permease subunit yields MTRITEFSIKNYMAVYAMVLIIAVIGTNSFFTLPRESSPDITIPFVIVTTVYPGVSPADMESLVTRKIEKELKSIENIKEMRSSSKESISAITVEFEPSVDIDTALQKVRDKTSSARSEIPSEAEEPVVTEISFSNIPILYVNMSGGYGLPRLKKVADDLKDKIEQIPGVLEARVAGGLEREVQVNVDPARLRYYGLAMQDVEDAIARENVTIPGGSITLGDYKYLVRLPGEFEDFRIIRDIVIRSVDNKPVYVRDLAEVKFGFKETSTMARLNGQECISISVVKRSGENIIEVADAVKALVAQEERSFPRSTKVVYTADQSQDTKTFLSDLGNHVVTGVTLVVITLFFSLGLRAAVFVSLAIPFSLLIMFGVLSAAGITLNMVVLFSIILALGRLVDDAIVVVENIFRHAEEGADAKTAALEGTREVIVPVITSTMTTICGFLPIIFWPGIMGEFMVYIPYTVIIALLASLFVALVINPTMCATMLSVKSRSKSYAQRSEEEMGPLMRQYRRALIWALNHRGKTLAASFGALVMIIAVYSVAGHGVEFFPSADPRKTFVELEAPTGFTVDATDALTRKIEAIVKKYKETQTYVANVGVSAGVFDFSGMGESGPGNKARVIVDFIPREEREHSTKLIQDEIRAAATGEIVGARVRVSAEQMGPPVGAPINIEVFGDDYTVLADVSHTLEDVISKVPGVVDAENNYSAGMPELRIEIDREKAASYGLNTTDVAGGVRAAIYGSKASIYREGKDEYDIRVRYTEDRRDGFEKLKSYFIRHEGKEIPLSAVTKIDTSSGYSDIMHLDQKRVISVGAQVAAGYNSAATLETVKKTVAEKVKLPEGVQISYTGEEKEQKEAETFLTNAFFTAVFLIALVLILEFNSIVTPSIILTSVVLSIIGVLIGLLVTMSPFGIIMTGIGIVSLAGVVVCNAIVLLDYTIKLRERGMPKFDAIVTAGLTRLRPVLLTAITTILGVVPMSLGISFDFNKMKFAMGSDSTEFWGPMADAIVFGMGFATILTLVVVPALYSLLDSWMSRFYGVSLTHDGKDHAQG; encoded by the coding sequence GTGACCAGAATCACAGAGTTTTCCATCAAGAACTACATGGCGGTTTACGCCATGGTTCTTATTATCGCCGTCATTGGAACAAATTCGTTTTTCACCCTGCCCAGGGAATCTTCGCCGGACATCACCATACCCTTCGTTATCGTCACCACGGTGTATCCGGGCGTTTCCCCGGCGGACATGGAATCGCTGGTGACCCGGAAAATCGAAAAAGAGCTGAAGAGCATAGAGAACATAAAAGAGATGCGCTCCTCATCCAAGGAGAGCATCTCTGCGATAACGGTGGAGTTTGAGCCGTCGGTGGATATAGACACCGCCTTGCAAAAAGTGCGCGATAAGACGAGCTCGGCCCGTTCGGAGATCCCTTCCGAAGCCGAGGAGCCGGTGGTGACGGAGATAAGTTTCTCCAACATCCCGATACTGTACGTGAACATGTCCGGAGGGTATGGCCTGCCCCGGCTCAAGAAAGTGGCGGATGACCTAAAGGACAAGATAGAGCAGATACCCGGTGTGCTGGAGGCGCGGGTGGCCGGGGGGCTGGAGCGCGAGGTGCAGGTTAACGTGGATCCGGCGCGGCTACGCTATTACGGGCTGGCCATGCAAGACGTGGAAGACGCCATCGCCAGGGAGAACGTGACCATCCCCGGCGGATCCATAACCCTGGGTGACTACAAGTACCTGGTGCGCCTGCCGGGGGAGTTTGAGGATTTCCGGATCATACGGGATATCGTTATCCGGTCCGTGGACAACAAGCCGGTATATGTGCGGGACCTGGCGGAGGTGAAGTTCGGGTTCAAGGAAACAAGCACAATGGCCCGGCTTAACGGGCAGGAGTGCATCAGCATATCCGTTGTGAAGAGGAGCGGCGAGAACATAATAGAAGTGGCCGATGCGGTGAAGGCCCTGGTGGCTCAGGAGGAGCGCTCGTTTCCCCGCTCTACCAAGGTGGTTTACACCGCCGACCAAAGCCAGGACACAAAGACGTTCTTAAGCGACTTGGGCAACCACGTGGTGACCGGCGTGACGCTGGTGGTTATCACCCTTTTCTTCTCGCTTGGCCTGCGGGCGGCGGTATTCGTGTCGCTGGCGATCCCGTTTTCCCTATTGATCATGTTCGGAGTGTTGTCAGCGGCCGGCATAACGCTGAACATGGTGGTGCTCTTCTCCATAATCCTCGCGCTGGGCAGGCTGGTGGACGACGCCATAGTGGTGGTGGAGAACATATTCCGCCACGCCGAAGAGGGGGCGGACGCGAAGACCGCCGCGCTGGAAGGGACCAGGGAGGTGATAGTGCCCGTCATCACCTCCACCATGACAACCATATGCGGGTTCCTGCCCATCATTTTCTGGCCGGGGATAATGGGCGAGTTCATGGTGTACATCCCGTACACAGTTATCATCGCCCTGCTGGCGTCGCTTTTCGTGGCGCTGGTGATAAATCCCACCATGTGCGCCACGATGCTTAGCGTTAAAAGCAGGAGCAAAAGTTACGCCCAGCGCTCCGAGGAGGAAATGGGGCCGCTGATGCGCCAATACCGGCGTGCGCTTATATGGGCGTTAAACCACCGTGGCAAGACCCTGGCGGCGTCGTTTGGGGCGTTGGTGATGATCATCGCCGTTTATTCCGTGGCTGGACACGGGGTGGAGTTTTTCCCATCGGCGGACCCAAGAAAAACGTTTGTGGAGCTGGAGGCCCCCACAGGCTTTACGGTGGACGCCACGGACGCGCTTACACGGAAAATAGAAGCGATAGTAAAAAAGTATAAAGAGACGCAGACATACGTGGCCAACGTGGGCGTATCCGCCGGGGTGTTCGATTTTTCCGGGATGGGCGAATCCGGGCCGGGGAACAAGGCCCGGGTGATAGTGGATTTCATACCCCGGGAAGAACGGGAACATTCCACCAAACTCATACAAGACGAGATCCGCGCCGCCGCCACCGGGGAGATTGTAGGGGCCAGGGTGCGGGTGAGCGCCGAGCAGATGGGCCCGCCGGTGGGGGCCCCCATCAACATAGAGGTGTTTGGGGACGATTACACCGTTCTTGCCGACGTGAGCCATACGCTGGAGGATGTCATCTCCAAGGTTCCTGGCGTGGTGGACGCGGAGAACAATTACTCGGCGGGCATGCCGGAGCTGAGGATAGAGATAGACCGGGAGAAGGCCGCAAGCTATGGGTTGAACACCACCGATGTGGCCGGGGGAGTGCGCGCCGCAATCTACGGCTCCAAGGCATCCATATACAGGGAAGGGAAAGACGAGTACGACATCCGCGTCCGTTACACCGAGGACAGGCGCGACGGGTTTGAAAAGCTGAAAAGTTATTTCATCCGCCACGAGGGCAAGGAAATACCCTTGAGCGCCGTTACGAAGATAGACACGTCATCGGGATATTCGGACATCATGCACTTGGACCAGAAGCGGGTTATTTCCGTGGGGGCACAGGTGGCGGCCGGGTATAACAGCGCCGCCACGTTGGAGACGGTGAAAAAAACCGTAGCCGAAAAGGTGAAACTGCCCGAGGGCGTGCAGATATCCTATACAGGCGAGGAGAAGGAGCAAAAGGAGGCGGAAACCTTCCTGACCAACGCCTTTTTCACCGCAGTGTTCCTCATCGCCCTGGTGCTGATACTGGAGTTTAACTCCATAGTCACCCCTTCTATAATCCTCACCTCGGTCGTGCTGTCCATAATCGGCGTGCTCATCGGGCTTCTGGTAACCATGAGCCCCTTCGGCATCATCATGACCGGCATAGGCATAGTGAGCCTGGCGGGGGTGGTGGTGTGCAACGCCATAGTGTTGCTGGACTACACCATAAAGCTCCGTGAGCGTGGGATGCCCAAGTTCGACGCCATCGTCACCGCCGGGCTCACCAGGCTCCGGCCCGTCCTGCTTACCGCAATAACCACCATCCTTGGCGTGGTTCCCATGTCACTGGGGATAAGCTTCGATTTTAACAAGATGAAGTTCGCCATGGGGTCGGACTCCACGGAGTTCTGGGGTCCCATGGCCGACGCCATAGTGTTCGGGATGGGTTTCGCCACTATACTTACGTTGGTGGTGGTGCCCGCGCTTTATTCCCTGCTGGACTCGTGGATGTCCCGGTTTTACGGGGTGTCGCTTACCCACGACGGGAAGGATCACGCCCAAGGCTGA
- a CDS encoding HAMP domain-containing histidine kinase — MQKARENIGHILSSGKESIIGEWIAHVRKHQVYADRSHDELLGTVSSAFNGYLRFIRDGDRAHLDDFIGFIAAKRLAHGFPLSAVQYGLEVFRGVAAQRIFSLAPHSDQPKMLNLVFEAVNYAKNHFAELYQDLTASKIQEQMRELESAIDQLKEEKARSEASARLKEQFLSNISHELRTPLTVVLGFSRLIANGTAPAEKAPELAGLIQKAGSSLLRMVEEILLMSKLATGNAKLYSHYVWLNDLISEAVKKAQMEFPEHNRKWDVVLPEPEPKIVGDHQKLEVLFFHLVANAMKFSPPGSRIIVRARVDNPAGFVIVDVIDEGIGIPDHVKEWIFDRFRQIEENLARKYSGMGHGLALAKMIANVHGGDVTLSSSEQGKGSAFTVTLPINGSSGAQTVNGQKNGVKNGVKNGLPYKIGNGQEGHA, encoded by the coding sequence ATGCAAAAAGCCAGGGAAAATATAGGCCACATCCTTTCCAGCGGGAAAGAAAGCATAATCGGCGAGTGGATAGCGCATGTCAGGAAGCACCAGGTGTACGCCGACAGGAGCCACGACGAGCTTCTAGGCACCGTATCCTCCGCCTTCAACGGCTACCTGCGTTTCATCAGAGACGGCGACCGCGCCCATCTGGACGATTTCATCGGATTCATAGCCGCCAAACGGCTGGCTCACGGTTTTCCGCTTAGCGCGGTGCAATACGGGCTGGAGGTTTTCCGGGGCGTTGCGGCGCAAAGGATATTCAGCCTGGCCCCCCATTCCGACCAACCGAAGATGCTCAACCTTGTTTTCGAAGCTGTCAATTACGCGAAAAACCATTTCGCGGAACTTTACCAGGACCTGACCGCCAGCAAGATTCAGGAACAGATGCGGGAACTGGAGAGCGCGATTGACCAGTTAAAGGAGGAAAAGGCGCGGTCGGAAGCCTCGGCCAGGTTAAAAGAGCAGTTCCTCAGCAACATAAGCCACGAGCTTCGCACGCCGCTGACGGTGGTTCTGGGTTTTTCCAGGCTTATCGCCAACGGCACCGCTCCGGCGGAAAAAGCCCCGGAACTGGCTGGACTCATTCAGAAAGCCGGCTCCTCACTATTGAGGATGGTGGAGGAGATACTGCTTATGTCCAAACTGGCCACCGGTAACGCAAAATTGTATAGCCACTACGTTTGGCTTAACGACCTCATCAGCGAGGCTGTTAAGAAGGCGCAGATGGAGTTTCCGGAACACAACCGGAAGTGGGATGTGGTTCTGCCGGAACCGGAGCCGAAGATAGTAGGGGATCATCAGAAACTGGAAGTTCTCTTCTTCCATCTGGTGGCTAACGCCATGAAGTTCTCCCCACCAGGATCGAGAATCATCGTAAGGGCCAGGGTTGATAACCCGGCCGGGTTTGTGATTGTGGACGTGATTGACGAGGGGATCGGCATCCCAGACCATGTTAAGGAATGGATATTCGACAGGTTCCGGCAGATAGAGGAGAACCTGGCGAGAAAATACAGCGGCATGGGGCACGGCCTGGCGCTGGCCAAGATGATAGCCAACGTCCACGGAGGCGATGTTACATTGTCATCAAGCGAACAGGGGAAGGGAAGCGCATTTACCGTAACGTTGCCCATAAACGGCTCATCTGGCGCCCAAACGGTGAACGGACAGAAAAACGGCGTGAAGAATGGCGTCAAAAACGGGTTGCCGTACAAGATTGGAAACGGCCAGGAGGGGCATGCGTGA
- a CDS encoding efflux RND transporter permease subunit: MIEKVIAWSLRNRPLVLLGSLLLAAWGWHSSRHMALDAIPDLSDTQVIVKTSFPGQAPQIVEDQVTYPLATALLSAPRSVAVRGFSMFGESNIYIIFEDGVDPYWARARVSEYLGQLAGRLPAGVTPSLGPDASGVGWILEYAIVDRNGSHNPDELRAIQDFYLKFELQSLPGVAEVATVGGMARQFQVEMDPDRMTAAGVTLESVEMAIRNANVSGGGSVTEMSGAEYMIRSHGHLKTLDDFGLISLGISDSGSPILLKDIANIQTGPETRRGVADLDGEGEATGGIVIMRPGQNALDIISRVKARLEELKSGLPPGVEIVITYDRSGLINRAIDNLTGKLLEESLAVAAVCLLFLFHLRSSLVAVVTLPLGILAAIGVMRQQGAPADIMSLGGIAIAIGAMVDAAVVMIENMHKSMEKAAPGEDRWEIVYRSSVEVGPALFFSLLVITVSFLPVFTLTGQEGKLFTPLAFTKTYAMAASAALAITLTPVLMGYFVRGRIAPESANPLNRFFQALYRPALLTSLRHKGRTMALAMALTISALWPAARLGSEFMPSLYEGDLLYMPTTLPGVSVDEAARITQITDRIIKTMPEVERVFGKAGRAETATDPAPLSMLETTILLKPQSQWPAGESIDDLVRKLDAAVSLPGLINSWGYPIRTRIDMLSTGIKTPLGVKITGPDSQGVADLASEIEMVIKNVRGTRNVFADRAASGRYIDVVMDRAESARYGVSAADIKRLMENAIGGETIGYVIDGRQRFSIAMRVPRSFRESPEAIGATRISTPMGAQIPLSHVARVEISNGPSEIKSENGRLAGYVYIDMAGRDLGGYAGEARLAVTSKIKLKPGYAITWSGQYESMERARERLYLAVPLTLALVFILLYMYFRSAGKVALVLLSLPFALSGGLWLVYLLGYNLSVAVAVGFIALAGVAAEFGVVMILYIDNAFREGSGGDVTSAVIQGALARIRPKMMTVTVIVAGLLPVMFSSGAGSDVMKRVAAPLVGGMLTAPLLSLFVIPALYAIFIRGKGDK, from the coding sequence ATGATCGAAAAAGTAATAGCCTGGTCGCTGAGGAACAGGCCGCTGGTCCTTCTGGGATCGCTTCTGCTGGCGGCGTGGGGCTGGCATTCTTCCCGCCACATGGCGTTGGACGCCATACCTGACCTTTCCGACACACAGGTGATCGTCAAAACCAGCTTCCCCGGCCAAGCCCCCCAGATAGTGGAGGATCAGGTCACCTATCCCCTGGCCACCGCCCTGCTTTCGGCGCCAAGGTCGGTGGCGGTCCGGGGTTTTTCCATGTTCGGCGAGTCGAACATCTACATAATCTTCGAGGATGGCGTCGACCCCTATTGGGCCAGGGCAAGGGTGAGCGAATATCTTGGCCAGCTTGCCGGCAGGCTACCGGCCGGGGTGACGCCCTCCTTGGGGCCGGACGCCTCAGGCGTGGGATGGATACTGGAATACGCCATCGTGGACAGGAACGGCTCCCACAACCCCGATGAGCTTCGGGCCATCCAGGATTTTTATCTGAAGTTCGAGTTGCAAAGTCTTCCGGGGGTGGCGGAGGTGGCCACTGTTGGAGGCATGGCGCGGCAGTTCCAGGTTGAAATGGACCCGGACAGGATGACCGCCGCAGGGGTGACGTTGGAAAGCGTGGAAATGGCCATACGGAACGCCAACGTTTCAGGCGGCGGCTCTGTCACCGAAATGAGCGGGGCCGAATACATGATCCGCTCCCACGGCCACCTTAAAACATTGGATGATTTCGGGCTTATATCACTGGGCATAAGCGACTCCGGCTCCCCTATCCTTTTAAAGGACATAGCCAATATACAGACCGGCCCTGAAACGAGGCGTGGCGTGGCGGACCTTGACGGCGAGGGAGAGGCTACCGGAGGTATAGTGATAATGCGGCCTGGCCAGAACGCCCTGGATATCATCAGCCGTGTCAAGGCTCGGCTTGAGGAGTTGAAATCCGGCCTGCCGCCGGGGGTGGAGATCGTGATCACCTACGACCGCTCCGGCCTGATCAACAGGGCCATTGACAACCTCACCGGCAAACTGCTGGAAGAGTCACTGGCGGTGGCGGCCGTGTGCCTGCTGTTTCTTTTCCATCTGCGCTCGTCTCTCGTGGCGGTGGTTACCCTTCCCCTGGGAATTCTTGCCGCCATCGGCGTGATGCGCCAGCAAGGGGCCCCGGCGGACATCATGTCCCTCGGCGGGATAGCCATCGCCATCGGCGCCATGGTGGACGCCGCAGTGGTGATGATAGAGAACATGCACAAGAGCATGGAGAAGGCCGCGCCCGGAGAGGACCGATGGGAGATAGTTTACAGAAGCTCGGTTGAAGTGGGGCCAGCGCTTTTTTTCTCCCTGCTCGTGATAACGGTTTCCTTCCTGCCCGTGTTCACGCTTACGGGCCAGGAGGGAAAGCTGTTCACTCCGCTGGCTTTCACCAAGACTTACGCCATGGCCGCCAGCGCCGCGCTGGCGATAACGCTCACGCCGGTCCTTATGGGCTATTTTGTCCGGGGCAGGATAGCGCCTGAGTCCGCCAATCCTCTAAACCGCTTTTTCCAGGCGCTGTACAGGCCAGCTTTGCTTACGTCCCTGAGGCATAAGGGGCGCACCATGGCGCTGGCAATGGCGCTCACCATATCGGCCTTGTGGCCGGCGGCCAGACTCGGTAGCGAGTTTATGCCTTCGTTGTACGAAGGGGATCTGCTCTACATGCCCACAACCCTTCCGGGCGTGTCGGTGGACGAGGCGGCCAGGATCACACAAATCACCGACAGGATCATCAAGACCATGCCGGAGGTGGAGCGGGTGTTCGGCAAGGCGGGCAGGGCGGAAACCGCCACGGATCCCGCGCCTCTTTCCATGCTGGAAACCACCATACTCTTAAAGCCCCAGAGCCAATGGCCCGCGGGCGAAAGCATAGACGACCTTGTGCGCAAGCTGGACGCGGCCGTTTCCCTCCCCGGCCTTATAAACTCCTGGGGATATCCCATTCGCACGAGGATTGACATGCTCTCCACGGGGATTAAGACTCCCCTGGGGGTGAAAATAACCGGGCCGGACTCCCAAGGAGTGGCGGATTTGGCCAGCGAGATCGAAATGGTCATCAAGAATGTGAGGGGAACGCGGAACGTGTTCGCCGACCGCGCCGCCAGCGGCAGGTACATAGACGTGGTTATGGACCGGGCCGAGTCGGCCAGATACGGTGTCAGCGCCGCGGACATTAAGAGGCTTATGGAAAACGCCATAGGCGGGGAGACCATAGGCTATGTGATAGACGGGCGGCAACGGTTCTCCATCGCCATGAGGGTTCCGCGCTCGTTCCGCGAATCCCCGGAGGCAATAGGCGCCACGCGCATCTCTACGCCGATGGGAGCGCAGATCCCTCTGAGCCACGTGGCCAGGGTTGAAATCTCCAACGGCCCGTCAGAGATCAAAAGCGAGAACGGCAGGCTGGCGGGCTATGTGTACATAGACATGGCGGGAAGGGATTTGGGCGGTTACGCCGGGGAGGCCAGGCTGGCCGTGACCTCGAAGATAAAACTCAAGCCCGGTTACGCTATCACGTGGTCAGGCCAATACGAGAGCATGGAGCGGGCGCGGGAGCGGCTCTATCTGGCGGTCCCTCTGACGCTGGCGCTGGTGTTCATCCTCCTTTACATGTATTTCCGAAGCGCCGGGAAGGTGGCGCTTGTGCTGTTAAGTCTTCCCTTCGCGCTGTCCGGCGGGCTGTGGCTGGTGTACCTGCTGGGATACAACCTTTCCGTGGCAGTGGCAGTGGGCTTTATCGCGCTGGCGGGGGTTGCGGCGGAGTTCGGCGTGGTGATGATTCTTTATATAGACAACGCGTTCAGGGAAGGAAGCGGTGGCGATGTAACTTCGGCGGTGATCCAGGGTGCGCTGGCCAGGATACGGCCCAAGATGATGACCGTTACGGTGATAGTGGCAGGCCTTCTTCCCGTAATGTTCTCGAGCGGGGCAGGGTCCGACGTGATGAAGCGGGTGGCGGCTCCGCTGGTGGGGGGCATGCTCACCGCGCCGCTACTGTCGTTGTTCGTCATTCCTGCGCTCTACGCCATATTCATCCGGGGAAAGGGCGATAAGTAG
- a CDS encoding TolC family protein, with translation MAGAPMATAGETAVKKLTVDDFVSMAGERSVDTQIAKARLAHATSRRSEAFGLVLPDVDFSATYRHEGNVPKYEISPGQSLSFQPDENYSLDASLNQWIYSGAVGAGYDAAKRLEAMAENGVTAALNNAVADVKSKAFAVLLARQVISAYEDTVERAGAHHADARDREALGLATSYDVMRFATSLAEARAALIGAKNDYSRALSALLESVSMDPLEPVEVDGELVYEPLETSLEEALESARAFRPELLAARAGHEAAENIARAAKSELYPTAKLFGAYRSSNSDFRGDGSFGWRNEWNVGAKVELNLFDGAERASRVNQRLSEREIARLEMERAERLTVMEAKSAFDEFTRAKELVESQSLNVEHARETYRIVSERRRVGMATHLELLDAHGALTMAQVSHGRTLYGHAVARARLIRAMGLSAAGEKIDAKKQN, from the coding sequence ATGGCGGGCGCGCCCATGGCCACCGCCGGGGAGACGGCCGTTAAAAAACTTACGGTGGACGATTTTGTGTCCATGGCCGGGGAGCGGAGCGTGGACACGCAAATAGCAAAAGCGCGGCTGGCCCACGCCACAAGCCGCCGGAGCGAGGCTTTCGGGCTGGTACTGCCGGATGTCGATTTTTCGGCCACCTATCGCCATGAGGGGAATGTGCCCAAGTATGAGATATCGCCGGGCCAGAGCCTGAGTTTCCAGCCGGACGAAAACTATTCGCTGGACGCGTCGCTGAACCAGTGGATTTACTCCGGGGCCGTGGGCGCCGGGTATGACGCGGCCAAGCGGCTGGAGGCTATGGCGGAGAACGGCGTTACAGCCGCGCTCAACAACGCCGTGGCGGACGTGAAAAGCAAAGCGTTCGCCGTTCTTCTGGCCAGACAGGTTATAAGCGCCTATGAGGATACGGTGGAGCGGGCCGGGGCGCATCACGCCGACGCAAGGGACAGGGAGGCGCTTGGGCTGGCCACAAGCTACGATGTCATGCGGTTCGCCACAAGCCTGGCGGAAGCGCGGGCGGCGCTGATAGGCGCGAAGAACGATTATTCAAGGGCATTGTCGGCCCTTTTGGAGAGCGTGTCCATGGATCCGCTGGAGCCGGTGGAAGTTGACGGAGAGTTGGTTTACGAACCGCTGGAGACTAGCCTTGAAGAGGCTCTGGAAAGCGCCCGAGCCTTCCGCCCGGAGTTGCTTGCGGCCCGTGCCGGCCACGAAGCCGCCGAGAATATAGCGCGGGCCGCCAAAAGCGAGCTATATCCCACCGCCAAGCTTTTCGGGGCCTATCGTAGCTCCAATAGCGATTTCCGTGGCGACGGCAGTTTCGGCTGGCGAAACGAATGGAACGTGGGCGCGAAAGTGGAACTCAACCTGTTCGACGGGGCCGAGCGCGCCTCGCGGGTGAACCAGAGGCTGTCCGAGCGGGAGATAGCCAGGCTTGAGATGGAACGGGCGGAGCGGCTTACGGTTATGGAAGCCAAATCCGCCTTCGACGAATTTACGCGGGCCAAAGAGCTTGTGGAGAGCCAGTCGCTAAACGTGGAGCACGCCCGGGAGACTTACAGGATAGTCAGCGAGAGGCGCCGCGTGGGCATGGCGACGCATCTGGAGCTGTTGGACGCGCACGGGGCTTTGACAATGGCGCAGGTAAGCCATGGCCGGACGTTATATGGACACGCCGTGGCCAGGGCGCGGCTGATCCGCGCCATGGGCCTTTCCGCCGCCGGGGAGAAGATTGATGCGAAAAAACAAAACTAG